In Vicugna pacos chromosome 6, VicPac4, whole genome shotgun sequence, the DNA window ATGGACAACATGAGAAATACAATGAGCACTGTGTGTTGTAATGTGAAAACAggtgagagtaaatcctaagagttcttgtCACAAGAAAAGTATTCTTCCTGTTTCGTTTTTTGTGTacatatgagatgatggatgttcagtAATTTATTGTGACAAACGTCTCATGACGTACGTGAGCCAAGTCACTGTGCTGGACACCTGAGACATACACAGTGCTCtgtgtcaattgtatctcaatcaaattggaagaaaaagacatgattatataaagtaataattttaaaatgtaccatTGGGTTTAGGACTTATGTGGTGCAAGatacataataataatacaaaaagagGACAGAACGAAGCAATTTAAGAGTAAAGTTTCTGTATTTTGCTGGAACTAAGCGTAAATCTGAGCTGATAAATTAAGATAAATAGCCCAGATATGTAGTTTAAATTGTCAAAGGAATTAATGATTCCTCACATTGCATTAGAAACCTTGCCTTTAtacaaaataaagcaataaagaaTAGAGGAACGAAAATAACGAGACGTAGGGAACAGAAAGCAAACTGGCAGACATAAATCCACCCAGGTCAGCAGCAACTTCGAATGTGCATAAATTAGACAATCCAGCCAAAGGGCAGAGGTGGTCAGATTATCTGAAAAATGAACCAAGATCCGACTATGCGTTGTCGGCAGGAGACCCGTTCTACACTGAAAGATGCAAAGGCGTGTCTTTGAATACCGGTTTCAAAGAAAGGGTAGAAAAGATAACGTGTGAACAGCCATAGAAACGCTGGTGTGGCTGCACTAGGATGAGACCAAATAGAtttcaaaacaagcaaaaaatgttGCCAGAGACAAAGAGGGCACTTCACAGCGATAGAAGGGTCAGCCCACCAGGAAGAGCCCGCACAGTCTTACACACACACGCAGCTCGTAGCAGGATCCGAAAACGGGACGTAAAGCTGATGGAAGTGAAGGGAGAAACGGACAACTCAGCAGCAGCTGGAGGCCCCGGCAGCCTCCTTCCCACGCGGCTGGGCACCGGGCAGGATGTCGGCGTGGAGAGAGAAGACTGGGCCCGCACCGCACACTTACCAGACCTAGCAGGCACCCCAGGGCCTCCGCCCGGTACCAGCACAACAGATTCCTCTCAGGGGCCCGGGACCCGCTCTTCGGGATGGGCCACCTGCTAGACTACAAAGCAAGCCCAAGTGAGTTTAAAAGGATTTAAATGACATTCAAACAGAAATCAGCCATATGAGGAAATCCGAAAATCCACAGATACGTGGAAATCAAGTAATACATTCTTAAATAGCTGATGGGTCAAAGAAGGAATcgcaagggaaattagaaaatacatttagaggaacaaaaatgaaacacaatACACCAAAACTTACGAGATGCAAGTAAAGTAATTAAAGGTGCACAGAAGGAAACTTACAGCTGTGAACACCTATATTAAAAACATGATCTCAAGTCAGTAACCTACCCTCCACctcaagaaatcagaaaaagaggAGTAAAGTAAATCCTCGGCAGGCACCAGGGAGGAaagaataaagatcagagcagaaacagGTGGAACAGAGAGCACGGAGCAGCAGAGAATGCAAATGAAACCGAGAGCTCTGTTCTTCTGGACACGCTGGTTCttcagaaagataaacaaaaatgacaaacctttctttttttcactcataattggaaattttattttatatacaaggAATTAGCGTTGTTTCTGCATGATGTAGATGTGCTGGACGGTCCACTCAAGGACGTTCACTTCATCCAACTTGATGAAGCTGATGTCCTTCGCGTCCTGGCGGAAACACCGGCGGAAACACCAGCGGCACATATTGAGGCCGTGTTTCCGGATCAGACCGTGCCAGTTTGAGCAGACGCGGCAAGAGCGAGAACCCTGGCCGAATTTTCTAGGGTGGCTCCAGTACAGCTGCTGGTGACCCATCTTGCTTTCTCGGATGCAATGAGGCAAAAGGAAAAGTGACAAGTCTTTAGATGTACTGACCCCCAAAAAGGAGAGACGGTTCAAACTGACAAAATCAGTCACTAAAAGGGGGCTTCATTACTGCTCTTACAGAATTAGAAAAGATTATTAGGGAAATTAGATAACTTGGATGAGATGAACAAAATTCTAGCAGATGATAAATTTTCAAAACTAACTTAAGATGAAGTAGAAACCTTCACAGACTTATAAGAAGAGATTGAATTAGAAATCAAAAACTTCTCACGGAGAAAAGCCAGGGCCAGGAGGCTCCCTGGTGAATTTCACCAAATGTTCAGAGAACACGAACCTCCACAGACGCTTCCTGGAAGCGACGGGGGAGACCTTTTCCCAGCTCAGCCCACGAGGCCAGAATTAACCCGACCCAAGAGACTGATGAAGCCCTCACAAGACTATACAGTACAGACCAACATCTGGTGAATTCTCCTGTAAACAGAGATgggaaaatcctcaacaaaatagcaGCACCCTGAACCCAGCAACACGCAGGAAGGACTGCGCGGCGTTGCCAAGCGGGCTCACTGCAGGCATGGAGGGAGGACTCACCACACAAAATGCGATCGGTGTCTCGCACCACAtgaagaggacagaggacaaagcCTGCACGGACGTCTCCACAGACACAGGAAAGTATTTAGCAAGCTCAGCACACTTGTGATTATAAAAATTCAGCGAACGAGGGATAAAAGAGAATTTCCTCAACCTCATAAAAAACATGGACAGTGAGCTCACAGCTAACGTCCTGCTTCACGGTCAGAAGCCTCCCCCTGAGATCAGAAGAAGACCAGCACGTCTGCTCCTGGCTTTCTCACTCAGCAGGGCATGAAGGCTCCCACCAGGGCAAGTGGGCAAGCAGGTGGGGTCAGAAGCCCTTAATCAGAACAGCAGACTGTCTTCATCTGCAGAGGACAGTACTGTGTACATAAGAAACATCCCCAGGAACCCACAAAACAACTACAGCTCATAAAGGAGCTCCAGGTTTGCAGGACATAAGACTGATGTTCAGATACAAGCTTATGTCTCTGCACCCTCAACGAGCAACGAAGGTGTTGGCGCAGGGACGGAAGCCCGCAGTGCGGGACGGCTGGGAAGTCAGAAATGCCCCGGCATGGCCCGGACGCCAGCAGAGGACAAGAGCTTTGTTTCAGAGTAGAAGGCGGTCCCTTTAACAAGGGGCCAGATCAGCCAGCATCCTCCTGGAAGGCTGAAAAGCTGGAGCCACCCTTACATCTTGGTTGAAAGTGAATTCCACGTGGATTATAGGctcaaatgtaaaatgaaataaaatgcggCAGGAAGGTCCGGAGCCTGTGTGCCATGCGGGAGTAAGGGGGCCTTACCAAGCGGCCTGCAGACCCTGAAGCTCTCAGAGTGAGTTATTAACAGCCTGGGCTGCACGACGTCTGCGGACAGATGCCCAAAACAAAGGCAGCGGAGAGGACAAATTGGGAGGAACAAAAAGGTATTTACAATGAACTGACGATCCGAAGCAACCGTCTACAAGACACAAAGAGCGCTTACGAACTGGcaggaggaaaacaaacaatccagtgGAGAAAACGGGCCGAGAGTATGGATTCACTAAAGAGTAAATTCGAATGGCGAACAGCAGACAAAAGGCGCTCAAAACCACTAACAGTAGGGGAATGCGGGTGGTCGGCAGGCGCCTGGAGAGACGCTCGGCCTCGCTACCGTTGGGGACACGCACACCCAGACCCCAGCGAGCAGTCACCTCGCGCCTGTCCGAACGGCCACCGTCAAGAGGAGCACAAAACGCAAGCGCTGGGGAGGGTGCGGCGAAGAGACCCTcacactctgtgggtgggagTGTGAACTGTGGGGACCAGCATGCAGGCTTCTCTAAAAACTAGACCCAGAGCCACCGGATGACCCGGCAATTCCACTGCTGGTCTACGTCAGAAAAGCCCCAAAACGCTAGTCTGAAAAGATACGTGGACTCAGTGTTCAAGGCAGCAGCGTTTACAATGGTCAAGACGTGGGCGCCACCCAGGTGCCCGCCAGCAGGTGACTGGGTAAAGGCGCGTGTGTGTGCGCAGTGGCGTTCTGctcagtcttaaaaaagaatgaaatttcaccattgcagcaacgtggatgggcttgaagggcagagaaagacaaatactgtatgctatcacttatatgtgtggAATCAAAAGGTACAGCAGGTAAAGACAACGAAAGGAAAGCAAACCCACACATGTGAAGAGCCACCTAGTGGTCCCCAGTGGGGAGCGGGAAGGGGAGGGGCGAGATGGGCGGgggtaagaggtacaaactattgggaaGAAAACAGCTACCAGGACACGCTGCATAGCTCAGGGAATGGAGCcaacattttgtaataactgtaaatgaaagTAACCTTTCAAATTtgtaaaaaaagtttaaattgaAGTAACAGTGAGCTATCACTTAAAACCCATCCAATCAGCAGAATTGAAAGGAAGGAACTAACAGGATACGAAGAGAAACACACGGtccccactgctggtgggagacGGACGTTCGACGGCTTTTGTGGAAAGCCCTCCGGTACCGTGAGCGCAGGGAAGCACCGTCTTTGCTCTTCAGCCCCAAATCCCAGTCCGTACTGGTCTGCGTTGGTGGCCGGCACAAAGTCCAGGGAGGCTGGACGTCTCGGACGCAGGTGCCGCTGGGGCTGGTTCTCCTGAGGTCTCGCTCCTGGGCTGGCAGACGGCCGTCTTCTCCCCGGTCCTCACGTGGCTGTCCCTCTGTGCGTGCCTGTGTCCCGATCTCCCAACCTCTCCGTAGGAGGACACCAGCTGTGCGGGCGAGGCCCCCGTTAATGTCTGTGCTGCAACTTGGTCAGCCCTGTGGAGACCTGCCTCTGAGCACAGGCCCATTCCGAGCCACGCTGGGAGCCGCGACTCCCGC includes these proteins:
- the LOC140697053 gene encoding small ribosomal subunit protein uS14-like: MGHQQLYWSHPRKFGQGSRSCRVCSNWHGLIRKHGLNMCRWCFRRCFRQDAKDISFIKLDEVNVLEWTVQHIYIMQKQR